The sequence below is a genomic window from Oceanivirga salmonicida.
TAAAGCCATTGCTTCTGCTTGGTCATGAGTTACATATATAGAAGTTATACCTAATTCTTGTTGAAGTTTTCTTATTTCATCTCTCATGTGTAATCTTAATTTAGCATCTAAATTCGATAAAGGTTCATCAAATAATACTACTTCTGAATTCATTATTAAAGCTCTTGCAAGCGATACTCTTTGTTGTTGTCCACCTGACATTTGAGATGGTACACGCTTAGCAAAGTCTTCCATTTTCATTAATTTCAAAATATTGTCTACTCTTTGATTTATTTCTTCACGACTTCTTTTTTGTAATTTTAATCCATAGGCTATATTATCATAAACATTCATATGTGGGAATAATGCATAGTTTTGGAAAACCATTGAAATCCCTCTTTTATCTGGGCTTAAATATGCTATATCTCTATCATTCATAGTTATATGACCAGAAGATGCATTTTCAAAACCTGCTATCATTCTTAAAGTTGTTGTTTTCCCACAACCAGAAGGTCCTAAAAGACAGATAAATTCTCCTTCATATATTTTAAGATTAATATTATTTACTGCTGTTACAGTTCTTTCCTTTGTTTTAAAAATCTTTGTAAGATTTTGTATATCTAATTTAACTTGTTTTTCGTTCATCTTGTTCTCCTATTTTTCTCTTGGTTTCATTAAAAATATCATAACTTTAACAAACATCATAAATACTGAAACTATTAATATCAGAATAGTACAATATGCCGATGCTATACCTATTCTACCTTGATCAACATTATCCATAATTATTGGTGTTAATAGTTTCCATTTTGCAGATATTAAAAATACTACTGTTGAAACCAATGTCATAGATCTTGCAAAAGAATAAATTAACCCTGTTAAAAATGCTTCTCTTATCATAGGTAAAGTAACTCTAATAAATGTTGTTGCTGAATTAGCACCTAAAATAGTTGATGCCTCTTCTATACTAGGGTCTATTTGATTAAGTGCGGCTACACCAGATCTAACTCCAACAGGTAATGATCTAATAATAAATGCCATTATTATTATAAATGCTGTACCAGTTAATGTTGGTATTAATTTAATACTAGTAAATGGTATATTATATATTTTATTATAACTTAATGCAAATCCTATACCTATTATAGTTCCAGGTATTGCTAATCCCATCATTACAGTAAATTCTATTAAACTTTTTCCTATAAATTTCTTTCTTACTATTAAAAAAGCTATTATCATAGAAAATATTGATGCAAAAAATGTTGCAATTAATGCCAATGTTGTTGTTGTAATAATAGGTGCTAGTCTATTTGTAAATTTCCATATTTCTTTATAATTATATAAACTTATACTATTATCAATTCCAAATAATTTAGTAAATGAACTAATAGGTATTAATATGTACATACCTATTACACATAATGATAATATACTAATTACAGTAGTTGCTACTCCTACAATTCTTTTATCTTTTATAACATCTCTTTCTCTTGATGCTTTACCAGTTACTGTTATATATGATTTTGAATTAATATAATATCTTTGTAAAGCAAACATAGAAATAGAAATACTTAATAATACCATTGATAAAGCAGATGCTAATCCTAATTGATAATTTCCTACACCTTCTTGGAAAATTTTAACTGCTATTGTTGTAAATTTACCACCTATAACAAAAGGATTTGCATAATCAGCTATTGATTGTATAAACACTAATAAAAATGCATTAGCAAGCCCTGGTGCCATTAAAGGTAATGTTACTGTTGTAAATACTTTAAATCTATTTGCTCCTAAACTTCTTGATGCTTCTTCAACTGATGGATCAATATTAGATAATAATCCTACTAGCATCAAATATGCAATAGGGAAAAAACTTAATACTTGAACTATAACTAGTCCGTGAAAACCATATATATCATAGTCTATACCTAAAAATCCCTTAGTTATTATTCCATTTCTTCCAAAAAGTAATATAGCAGATAATGCTACTACAAATGGTGGTGAAATTATAGGTAATAGTGCTATAAAATCAAACATTTTTTTAAATCTAATTTTTATATATACATTAATATAAGCAAATATAAAACCTATAATTAAAGATATTATTCCTGTTGTAACTCCCAATTTTATAGTATTTATTATAATTCTTACATTTCCTGACATTGTAAATGAGTCTATATAATTTCCAAAATTAATTCCGTTATTTGTTAAACTTTCTAATAAAATATTCCAAAGCGGTATTAATATAAAAAAACATACTGTAAATATTGAAAATAATATCGTAATCAGTAAAATAGGATCGCTAAAACTTCTTCTTACTGATACAACTGCTCTTTTAAACATGATACTCCTTCCCAAATTAAAACTACACCCATTTATAGGGTGTAGCATATTTATATTTCCCAATAAAACACCTTATAATTATTTTGTTGGTATTGCTGAACTTGTTTCTCTTGTAAATCTTTCAACTAATTGTTTTCTATTCATTCCTGCCCATTCAAAATCATATTTAATTAATTTAGTATCTTTAATTGGATCTGCTTCCTTAGGGTTCACAGCATTTTCGTTAGTTAAAAATTGGAATGAACCTACTGTTTGTCCTTTTTCTTGAACTTCCTTAGTTAATACCCAGTCAATAAATTTCTTAGCTGCTTCTGGGTTTGGTGCATTCTTAAGTAATGCAACTGCACCTATTTCATAACCAGTTCCTTCGCTAGGTGCTGCTATAATAATATCACTATAACCTTCTTTTTGATATTTAATAGCATCGTGTAAGAAAGTAATTCCAATAGCTGCTTCTCCCGAACCTACCATTCTTCCTGGTGCTGTTCCTGATTTAGTATATTGTCTTATTTGACCATTTAATTTTTTGAAGTATTCCATAGCTTCGTCTTCACCCATAAGTTGAACTAATGTTGCAAGCATAGTATATGCTGTTCCTGATGAACCTGGATGCGCTACTACTATTTCTCCTTTTAATTTAGGATCTAGTAAATCTTGCCAAGATTGAGGCATTTTTATACCTTTTTCTTCTAATACTTTTTTGTTTCCAACAAATCCTAGGTAACCAACATAAATTCCTGTCCATCTACCATCGTCACCTGATTTAAATTGAGGTTTAATTTCTCCATGAGTTTTAGAAACATAAGGTTCTATCAATCCTTCTGCATCTGCTGCTATAATTCCATCAACTGGTCCACCGTACCAAACTGATGCAACCATATTATTTTTTTCTGCTTTTAATCTAGCTAGTGTTTCTCCACTACTCAATCTTACAAATTCAGCAGGAATTCCTGTTTCCTTAGTAAATTCTTGTGCTACCATAGCTGCATGATCTTCTTGTAAACCTGCGTAAAATACTAATTTTTCTTCACTTTTTACATTAGCTTCAGTATTTCCACCACATGAAAATGCTAAACCAATTAAAAAAATACTTGTTAATAATTTTTTCATGATTCCTCCAATACTTTTTAATTTTACGATATAGTATACCACAATTTTTTGAATTTAGGTAGTCCTAAAACTAAAATTTATAATGTTCAAAATTGAACTGACATAAAAAAATGCTACATATTATAAGAACATGTAACATTTATTTTTATCATTAATTTTCTACTATTTTAATTTTTTACCAATTAAATATGAACTAGTTATTGCAAAAACGTGTAAAACAAATAATAATACTAAGTATATATTAAATGGTATGAATTTTACTATAGGTAATATGTAATCACTTAAATACATAAAGTTAGTTCCCAATCTTACATTCCAGAAATGTGCATTAATAATTGCTATAACAAGTAAGATTAGACTTAATATATATCCTTTAAAACTTACTCTATGATTGTAATACTTATATCCATATATTATTGTTGCTAATATAAGACTATGTGTTAAAAAGAAAAATATTACATATGAATATGTCGTAAATACAAATGATGTAGGTATTAATAAAGTTAAAAATGCTCCATATCCCCAACAATATATCATACTAAACATATATTTGTTTCTTGTTATTAAATATATCCCACTTAATAATATTGATATATTACAAAAATGAAATGGTAAAGATTCAAATGGTGGGTATTTTTCTACAAATACTCTTAAATATATATCAAACATTTTGGCAAGTATTATAAATACACCTAGAAATTTACCGTATTTTTTCTTATCAAATGGCTTTGCTAACACGAAAAGCATAATTGTAATTATTAAGGCTAAACCTAATCCCATTAAATGGGGTTTATTAAATAAGCCCATTTTATAACTATTTAGCATTTACTAACCTTTCCGTATCCATAGCTATCATTAATTCTTCTGCTGTTTCAACTTTATATATCTTAACTTTTGAATTTTCCTTAGAGTAAAGTACATCTCCTGATATTCTTTGATTATTCTTTTCATAATCCAATTCTATACCTAGGAATTCTAATCCTTTACATATTCCTTCACGAGCAAGTGCTGCATTTTCTCCTATACCACCTGTAAATGCTATAGCATCAACTCCACCCATTGCTACTATGTATGAACCAATGAAATTTCTTACTCTATAACAGAACATTTCATATGCAAGTTTTGCTCTTGCATCTCCTGCTTGCATGTTTGTTTGTATATCTCTAAAATCAGAACTCTTACCAAATATTCCTAAAAATCCTGATTTTTTATTTAATCTAGTGTCCATTTCACTAGCATCTAAATTTCTTTTATTCATTATGTAAAGTGGTATTGCTGGATCTAAATCTCCGCATCTAGTTCCCATCATTATTCCACCTAATGGTGTAAGTCCCATAGATGTATCTATTACTTTTCCATTTTTAACTGCTGCTATTGAGGCACCGTTACCTAGATGACAAACTATTATTTTATTATCTTTTTTACCTAATAATTCATTAACTTTCATACTAACAAATTTATGAGAAGTCCCATGGAAACCATATTTTCTAACTTTAAACTCTTTATAATCTTCATCTGCTACTGGGTATCTATATGCATAATCTGGCATAGTTTGATGGAAAGCTGTATCAAATACTGCTATATTTGGAGTATTTGGTAATAACTCTCTCATAAGTTTAACTCCCATTAAATTAGCTGGATTATGTAATGGAGCTAAATCAGATACTTCTTCTATTTTTTCTATAATTTCATCTGTTATTATTGCAGATTCACTGAAATATTCTCCGCCATGAACTACTCTATGCCCTATAGCATCTAATTCAGAAATATCAGTTAAAACACCATTTTCTTTATCTTGTAATGTTTTTAAAACTACATTTATTGCTTTTGAATGATTTTGCATGTCCATAGGTTTTTCTATTTCGCTATATCCTGTAACAATATTTTTATATGTAAATATTTGATTATCTAATCCTATTCTTTCACATATTCCTTTCGCTATTGTCTTACTTCCATTTGTTTCTATTAACTCAAATTTAAGAGATGAACTCCCACTATTTATTACTAATACTTTCATTTTTTACCCCTTCCATAGCAGTAACTGCTACTACTCCTACTATATCTTCAAAACTACATCCTCTTGATAAATCATGAACTGGTTTATCTAAACCTTGTATAAATGGTCCTAATGCTTCAGCTTTTGCTAATCTTTGCACCAACTTATAACCAATATTACCAGCACTTAAATTAGGGAATATTAATACATTAGCATTCCCTGCAACTTTTGAATTTTTGGCTTTTAACTGAGCAACTTCTGGAACTATTGCAGCATCTAATTGTAATTCTCCATCAAATTCAAATTCTACATTTCTTTGTTCTAGTATTCTTTTTGCTTCTTGCATTTTTTCTACAACTTCTCCACCAGCACTTCCTTTAGTTGAATATGATAATAAGGCAAGCTTTGGTTCTTTTATTTTACCGATATTTTTTGCTGTTTGTACAGCAGATATAGCTATATCAGCAACTTGTTCTGCATTTGGTGTAGGTATAACTGCACAATCAGAGAATATTAAAGTTCCATTTTCTCCATAAGTGTTATCTTTTAATAACATTACAAATGCACTAGATACTGTTTTTAACCCTGGTTTTACACCTATTACTTGTATGGCTGCTCTTAATACTGATGCAGTTGGTGAATTTGAACCCGCTACCATACCTATAGCATAACCAAATCTTACTAACATTGCTCCAAAATATCTTGGTTCAGTTAACATTATTTCTTTTGCTTTTTCAAAAGTCATACCTTTTTTGGCTCTTAATTTTTCTAATTCACTAGCAAATTCATCAATTTTAGTAAATTTTTTAGGATTTATTATCTCAACTTTTGATATATCTAAACCATATTTTTTAGCATCAGATAGTATAGTTTCCTCATCGCCTACTAATATTATTTCTGCAAAATCTTCTTCTTGTATTCTAGCAGCTGCTCTTAATACCCTTTCATCTTCTGATTCGGGTAATACAACTTTTTTCTTATTAGTTTTTAATTCTGCTTTAAAACTTTCAATTAAATTAGACATAAACTTTCTCCTTTATCTATCAAATATTTCTTTTACAAAGTCTTTCGCCACAAATGGTTTTAAATCATTTATACCTTCTCCTACGCCTATAAATTTAATAGGTTTTTTTAATTCTTCTATTATTGGAAAAATGATACCACCTTTTGCAGTTCCATCATACTTCGTTAATATTATACCACTAATTTTGGCAATTTGATTAAAAATTTTTGCTTGTTCTAGTCCATTTTGCCCTGTTGTAGCATCTATAACCAACAAAGTTTCAATATGTGAACCTTTTGCTTTATCCTCAATTATCTTATTTATCTTAGATAATTCTTCCATTAAATTCTTTTTATTATGTAATCTACCTGCAGTATCTATTATTGCTACATCACATTTTTCCTTTATTGCATAATTTAGTGTGTCAAAAACAACTGCAGCAGGATCTGAACCTTTATTTTGTTTTATTAATTTAACATTTGTTCTATTAGCCCACTCTTGTAATTGTTCTATTGCTGCTGCTCTAAATGTATCTGCTGCTCCTAAAACTATGCTATATTTATTATTTTTCAACATATTAGTTATCTTACCAATAGAAGTTGTCTTTCCTACTCCATTTACACCTATAACAAATATTATATTAAGTTTCCCTTTTTCTATTGCTAAATCTATATTGTCAAACTTATTTAATTTTTCTATTAATATATTTTCTAATTCTTCATATACACTATTAGAATCCTTAAATTTTTGTTTTTCTAATTCTTCTATTATATTTATACTTGTTTGTATACCCATATCAGATTGTATTAAAAGTTCTTCTAACTCTTCATATAATTCATCTGTTATAGGTTTACCTACAAACATAGTTTTTAGCTTTTTAAAAAAGCCTTCCTTTGCTTTAAGTATTGCCATTATTATAATCCTTTTCCGCTTGTGATTTTTCTAAATATTCAGGTACTATTTCTTCAATTTTTCTAACTTTTAATAAATTTTCACAAAACATATCATAATATACATTAGAATTTATGTTTGTTATATTATAACTTAAATTTACTAATTTATCATGTTTAATTATATCTTTATAATTTAAAAATATGTCTCCTACAAATGCAATAGTTTTATCAATTTTTGAAACTTTTTCTACTATATCTTGTATATTATATACACCATCTTCTAGTTTTTTTTGTCCATTTTCTACAATATTACAATAGATTTTACCTTTTCTAGAATCTATTCCTGCCACTATTACATTAGCATAATTTTTTGCCATATACTGCAATGCATCTAATTCAGATACTTCATATATCTTAACATTGGGACTAAGTGCAAATATTCCTTTTATTAAAGACATTGCTATTCTTACTCCTGTAAAAGAACCTGGTCCAGTAGAAATTATTACATTTTCTACATTGTCTATATTAGTATTAGTCCATTCAAATAATTTAGATACTTGATCCATTATACTAGTTGAATGAGTTTTTCTAACATTTATATTTATATTCCCTAACATACTATCATTTTCAAATAAACTTATACTTGCTAGTTTAGTCGAAGTTGTAATTGTGAATGTCAACATATACTTTTTCACCACCTTTTAATATATATGAAGATATATATCTAGTTTCAGCATCATTATGTTTTATTTCAAAAAATAAAGTGTTCTCAGGCATTTGCTCTAATATCAAATTAGCCCATTCAACTAATACTAAACTATTAGTATCTATATAATCGTAGTAACCTATATTATATAACTCTTCTTC
It includes:
- a CDS encoding ABC transporter substrate-binding protein codes for the protein MKKLLTSIFLIGLAFSCGGNTEANVKSEEKLVFYAGLQEDHAAMVAQEFTKETGIPAEFVRLSSGETLARLKAEKNNMVASVWYGGPVDGIIAADAEGLIEPYVSKTHGEIKPQFKSGDDGRWTGIYVGYLGFVGNKKVLEEKGIKMPQSWQDLLDPKLKGEIVVAHPGSSGTAYTMLATLVQLMGEDEAMEYFKKLNGQIRQYTKSGTAPGRMVGSGEAAIGITFLHDAIKYQKEGYSDIIIAAPSEGTGYEIGAVALLKNAPNPEAAKKFIDWVLTKEVQEKGQTVGSFQFLTNENAVNPKEADPIKDTKLIKYDFEWAGMNRKQLVERFTRETSSAIPTK
- the ftsY gene encoding signal recognition particle-docking protein FtsY, with protein sequence MAILKAKEGFFKKLKTMFVGKPITDELYEELEELLIQSDMGIQTSINIIEELEKQKFKDSNSVYEELENILIEKLNKFDNIDLAIEKGKLNIIFVIGVNGVGKTTSIGKITNMLKNNKYSIVLGAADTFRAAAIEQLQEWANRTNVKLIKQNKGSDPAAVVFDTLNYAIKEKCDVAIIDTAGRLHNKKNLMEELSKINKIIEDKAKGSHIETLLVIDATTGQNGLEQAKIFNQIAKISGIILTKYDGTAKGGIIFPIIEELKKPIKFIGVGEGINDLKPFVAKDFVKEIFDR
- a CDS encoding ABC transporter ATP-binding protein, with translation MNEKQVKLDIQNLTKIFKTKERTVTAVNNINLKIYEGEFICLLGPSGCGKTTTLRMIAGFENASSGHITMNDRDIAYLSPDKRGISMVFQNYALFPHMNVYDNIAYGLKLQKRSREEINQRVDNILKLMKMEDFAKRVPSQMSGGQQQRVSLARALIMNSEVVLFDEPLSNLDAKLRLHMRDEIRKLQQELGITSIYVTHDQAEAMALSDKIVIMKDGNIAQVGSPSEIYQKPNSEFVAKFIGRANILDATITNKTDDSTTLNILGSTYTVKEVVDYEVNDSVRVVIRPESIKYNEKNHSLKVVKSVFMGENHEYEVQNGDEVIEIVLNNPHGKEKYKRR
- a CDS encoding TMEM164-related integral membrane acyltransferase, which produces MLNSYKMGLFNKPHLMGLGLALIITIMLFVLAKPFDKKKYGKFLGVFIILAKMFDIYLRVFVEKYPPFESLPFHFCNISILLSGIYLITRNKYMFSMIYCWGYGAFLTLLIPTSFVFTTYSYVIFFFLTHSLILATIIYGYKYYNHRVSFKGYILSLILLVIAIINAHFWNVRLGTNFMYLSDYILPIVKFIPFNIYLVLLFVLHVFAITSSYLIGKKLK
- a CDS encoding ABC transporter permease, which codes for MFKRAVVSVRRSFSDPILLITILFSIFTVCFFILIPLWNILLESLTNNGINFGNYIDSFTMSGNVRIIINTIKLGVTTGIISLIIGFIFAYINVYIKIRFKKMFDFIALLPIISPPFVVALSAILLFGRNGIITKGFLGIDYDIYGFHGLVIVQVLSFFPIAYLMLVGLLSNIDPSVEEASRSLGANRFKVFTTVTLPLMAPGLANAFLLVFIQSIADYANPFVIGGKFTTIAVKIFQEGVGNYQLGLASALSMVLLSISISMFALQRYYINSKSYITVTGKASRERDVIKDKRIVGVATTVISILSLCVIGMYILIPISSFTKLFGIDNSISLYNYKEIWKFTNRLAPIITTTTLALIATFFASIFSMIIAFLIVRKKFIGKSLIEFTVMMGLAIPGTIIGIGFALSYNKIYNIPFTSIKLIPTLTGTAFIIIMAFIIRSLPVGVRSGVAALNQIDPSIEEASTILGANSATTFIRVTLPMIREAFLTGLIYSFARSMTLVSTVVFLISAKWKLLTPIIMDNVDQGRIGIASAYCTILILIVSVFMMFVKVMIFLMKPREK
- the tsaB gene encoding tRNA (adenosine(37)-N6)-threonylcarbamoyltransferase complex dimerization subunit type 1 TsaB; this encodes MLTFTITTSTKLASISLFENDSMLGNININVRKTHSTSIMDQVSKLFEWTNTNIDNVENVIISTGPGSFTGVRIAMSLIKGIFALSPNVKIYEVSELDALQYMAKNYANVIVAGIDSRKGKIYCNIVENGQKKLEDGVYNIQDIVEKVSKIDKTIAFVGDIFLNYKDIIKHDKLVNLSYNITNINSNVYYDMFCENLLKVRKIEEIVPEYLEKSQAEKDYNNGNT
- a CDS encoding acetate/propionate family kinase, with translation MKVLVINSGSSSLKFELIETNGSKTIAKGICERIGLDNQIFTYKNIVTGYSEIEKPMDMQNHSKAINVVLKTLQDKENGVLTDISELDAIGHRVVHGGEYFSESAIITDEIIEKIEEVSDLAPLHNPANLMGVKLMRELLPNTPNIAVFDTAFHQTMPDYAYRYPVADEDYKEFKVRKYGFHGTSHKFVSMKVNELLGKKDNKIIVCHLGNGASIAAVKNGKVIDTSMGLTPLGGIMMGTRCGDLDPAIPLYIMNKRNLDASEMDTRLNKKSGFLGIFGKSSDFRDIQTNMQAGDARAKLAYEMFCYRVRNFIGSYIVAMGGVDAIAFTGGIGENAALAREGICKGLEFLGIELDYEKNNQRISGDVLYSKENSKVKIYKVETAEELMIAMDTERLVNAK
- the pta gene encoding phosphate acetyltransferase; the encoded protein is MSNLIESFKAELKTNKKKVVLPESEDERVLRAAARIQEEDFAEIILVGDEETILSDAKKYGLDISKVEIINPKKFTKIDEFASELEKLRAKKGMTFEKAKEIMLTEPRYFGAMLVRFGYAIGMVAGSNSPTASVLRAAIQVIGVKPGLKTVSSAFVMLLKDNTYGENGTLIFSDCAVIPTPNAEQVADIAISAVQTAKNIGKIKEPKLALLSYSTKGSAGGEVVEKMQEAKRILEQRNVEFEFDGELQLDAAIVPEVAQLKAKNSKVAGNANVLIFPNLSAGNIGYKLVQRLAKAEALGPFIQGLDKPVHDLSRGCSFEDIVGVVAVTAMEGVKNESISNK